Proteins co-encoded in one Salvelinus sp. IW2-2015 linkage group LG17, ASM291031v2, whole genome shotgun sequence genomic window:
- the gpr182 gene encoding G-protein coupled receptor 182: MNEHDFHNSSFNFFNGTPWFVYECTINLDKDYRRIALFLLYLLLFMVGLAENTLVVWVNWRRRHSANGVLFCVINVSLSDLMVVLMMPFYMLEVTMDKVWLWGRFLCKVTHLIYTVNFYSSSFFLAFMTLERYLSLSRPSSPACFPVARRRRWLLCGGLWLFSLFLALLENFHVDLLEWEEPGCYMVPDYVEWFVSISFLCLIFQFLVPVSVIVTCNVLIARAVRSAPDVQGRRDVWLVHVYSLVFVLCWLPYHMVMFLIMVDDLDPHVFSCNTVEVLYFSFSVVQCLSLFHCIANPVLYNFLSKSFRNNLINAVVHYTPREDPGGFNPQETAPKAGGPDTGKKERKLSNMSTSHSDVAAS, translated from the coding sequence ATGAACGAACACGACTTCCACAACTCCTCGTTTAATTTCTTCAATGGCACGCCCTGGTTCGTCTACGAGTGCACCATCAATCTGGATAAGGACTATCGGCGGATCGCCCTGTTCCTGCTCTACCTGCTGCTGTTCATGGTGGGGTTGGCTGAGAACACCCTGGTGGTGTGGGTCAACTGGCGCAGGCGCCACTCGGCCAACGGCGTCTTGTTCTGTGTCATCAACGTGAGCCTGTCGGACCTGATGGTGGTTCTGATGATGCCCTTCTACATGCTGGAGGTGACCATGGACAAGGTGTGGCTGTGGGGGCGCTTCCTGTGTAAAGTCACCCACCTCATCTACACAGTCAACTTCTACAGCAGCTCCTTCTTCCTGGCCTTCATGACCCTGGAGCGCTACCTGTCCCTGTCCAGGCCCTCGTCTCCCGCCTGCTTCCCTGTGGCCAGGCGTCGCCGCTGGCTGCTCTGTGGTGGTCTCTGGCTCTTCTCCCTGTTCCTGGCTCTGCTGGAGAACTTCCACGTGGACCTGCTGGAGTGGGARGAGCCCGGCTGCTACATGGTGCCAGACTACGTCGAGTGGTTCGTCTCCATATCCTTCCTCTGCCTCATCTTCCAGTTCCTGGTCCCGGTCTCCGTCATCGTCACCTGTAACGTGCTGATCGCCCGGGCGGTGCGCTCCGCTCCAGACGTGCAGGGAAGACGGGATGTGTGGCTGGTGCATGTGTACTCCCTTGTGTTTGTCCTCTGCTGGCTGCCGTACCACATGGTCATGTTCCTGATAATGGTGGATGATCTGGACCCTCACGTGTTCAGCTGCAACACAGTGGAGGTGCTCTACTTCTCCTTCAGTGTGGTCCAGTGCCTGTCCCTCTTCCATTGCATCGCCAACCCAGTCCTCTACAACTTTCTCAGCAAGAGCTTCCGCAACAACCTGATCAATGCTGTGGTCCACTATACACCCAGGGAGGACCCAGGAGGGTTYAATCCCCAAGAAACTGCACCCAAAGCAGGAGGACCAGACACAGGGAAGAAGGAACGCAAGCTTAGCAACATGAGTACCAGCCATTCTGACGTTGCTGCCTCGTAG